The following are from one region of the Cyanobium gracile PCC 6307 genome:
- a CDS encoding 3'-5' exonuclease: MSEPRLTVALSNDFFKAFGKLPEKARGKVATFLSKFRDNPRSPGLNYEHIEGGKDPFIRSIRVDQDIRCIVRAPEAGDTYVLLWIDKHDDAYQWARRRTCHVNRVSGALQVVDVEAAEMAVGDAIAAAVTEALANQAPAEQASAQAGSLFAHCSDDQLMLPGVPEALLPAVRAVSSEDTLSRLIEWVPQDCVDGLILLADGRPIEAVIDELERQRPSTIDPTDVAAALETPESKAEFLVITDDDVLEAMLSAPLERWRVFLHPSQRRLVERHWSGAVRVLGGAGTGKTVVAMHRARWLAHQLLESGAAGRVLFTTFTRNLATDIRANLTKICSPEELQRLEVIHLDGWVMTFLKGQGLQVRVFNDEARDSCWSLAMDVAETSLGLDERFYREEWKDVVLAQGCRSRDDYLMARRVGRGTRLNRQQRAQIWPVFDAVRAEFRQRGLWEPEEAKQIAADLLNRSGPPPPYAAVVVDEAQDLDLASFSLLRALVGEPRANDLFIVGDPHQRIYGKPVVLSRCGIDVRGRARKLRINYRTTEETRAWATAVLHGLDFDDLDGGSDQASDYRSLLHGDHPLVRGFEDPAEEQAFLVSTLRQLRDAQQSLASTCVTARTRKAVEKLVASLEAEGFATRVINADESDDPSDPALRLATMHRVKGLEFDQIFLPGLTDDQLPLRRIIDGCPDQLSKALFEQQERSLLHVAATRAKKRVVVSFSGKPSSFIATAGKPSA; the protein is encoded by the coding sequence ATGAGCGAGCCCCGTCTCACCGTTGCCCTCTCCAACGACTTCTTCAAGGCGTTTGGCAAGTTGCCTGAGAAGGCGCGCGGCAAGGTGGCCACCTTCCTCTCCAAGTTCCGCGACAACCCCCGCAGCCCAGGGCTCAACTACGAGCACATCGAGGGTGGCAAGGACCCCTTCATCCGCTCGATCCGGGTGGATCAGGACATCCGCTGCATCGTGCGCGCCCCCGAAGCGGGCGACACCTACGTGCTGCTCTGGATCGACAAGCACGACGACGCCTACCAATGGGCACGGCGACGCACCTGCCATGTGAACAGGGTGTCCGGCGCGCTGCAGGTGGTGGATGTCGAGGCCGCCGAAATGGCCGTGGGGGATGCCATCGCCGCCGCCGTCACCGAGGCCCTGGCGAACCAGGCGCCGGCGGAGCAGGCCTCTGCCCAGGCCGGATCGCTATTCGCGCACTGCAGCGACGACCAGTTGATGCTCCCGGGTGTTCCCGAGGCCCTGCTACCGGCCGTTCGGGCCGTCAGCAGTGAAGACACCCTCAGCCGTCTGATCGAGTGGGTGCCGCAGGATTGCGTCGATGGTCTGATCCTGCTGGCCGATGGCCGGCCGATCGAGGCGGTGATCGACGAGCTGGAACGTCAGCGGCCCTCCACCATCGACCCCACCGATGTGGCCGCCGCCCTTGAGACCCCGGAGAGCAAAGCCGAGTTCCTGGTCATCACGGATGACGACGTGCTCGAGGCCATGCTGTCCGCGCCGCTGGAGCGCTGGCGTGTGTTTCTCCACCCCAGCCAGCGCCGACTTGTCGAGCGTCACTGGAGCGGTGCCGTGCGGGTTCTCGGCGGTGCCGGCACCGGCAAGACCGTGGTGGCCATGCATCGTGCCCGCTGGCTTGCCCATCAGCTGCTCGAATCCGGCGCCGCCGGTCGGGTGCTGTTCACCACCTTCACCCGCAACCTGGCCACCGACATCCGCGCCAACCTGACCAAGATCTGCAGCCCCGAGGAACTGCAGCGTCTGGAGGTGATTCATCTCGATGGCTGGGTGATGACGTTTCTCAAGGGTCAGGGCCTGCAGGTGCGGGTGTTCAACGACGAGGCCCGCGACAGCTGCTGGAGCCTGGCCATGGATGTGGCCGAGACGTCGCTGGGTCTCGATGAGCGCTTCTACCGCGAGGAGTGGAAAGACGTGGTGCTCGCCCAGGGCTGCCGCAGCCGCGACGACTATCTGATGGCCCGGCGGGTCGGACGCGGCACCCGTCTCAACCGGCAGCAGCGTGCCCAGATCTGGCCCGTGTTCGATGCGGTGCGTGCCGAATTCCGCCAGCGGGGGCTGTGGGAACCGGAGGAAGCCAAGCAGATCGCCGCCGACCTGCTCAACCGCTCCGGCCCGCCGCCCCCCTATGCCGCCGTGGTGGTGGACGAGGCGCAGGATCTCGACCTGGCCTCCTTTTCCCTGCTGCGCGCCCTGGTGGGTGAGCCCCGCGCCAACGACCTCTTCATCGTCGGCGATCCCCACCAACGCATCTACGGCAAGCCGGTGGTGCTGAGCCGCTGTGGCATCGATGTCCGTGGCAGGGCCCGCAAGTTGCGCATCAACTACCGCACCACCGAGGAAACCCGCGCCTGGGCCACCGCCGTGCTTCACGGCCTCGACTTTGACGACCTGGACGGCGGCAGTGATCAAGCCAGCGATTACCGCTCGCTGCTCCACGGCGACCATCCCTTGGTGCGTGGATTCGAGGATCCGGCCGAGGAGCAGGCCTTCCTGGTCAGCACCTTGCGGCAGCTGCGTGATGCGCAACAGTCCCTGGCGTCCACCTGCGTGACGGCCAGAACCAGGAAAGCCGTCGAGAAGCTCGTTGCCTCGCTTGAGGCCGAGGGCTTCGCCACCCGTGTGATCAACGCCGATGAGTCCGACGACCCCAGCGATCCTGCGCTGCGTCTGGCGACGATGCATCGCGTCAAGGGTCTGGAATTCGACCAGATCTTCCTGCCGGGTCTGACGGACGATCAACTTCCCCTGCGACGCATCATCGATGGGTGCCCCGACCAGCTCTCCAAAGCGCTGTTCGAGCAGCAGGAGCGTTCACTCCTGCATGTGGCCGCCACCCGCGCCAAGAAGCGGGTGGTCGTGAGTTTCAGCGGCAAGCCCTCCTCCTTCATCGCAACCGCTGGGAAGCCTTCGGCCTGA
- a CDS encoding AbrB/MazE/SpoVT family DNA-binding domain-containing protein, which yields MRSTITSRGQTVVPAPIRERFGLGPSSRLEWIIDSDGSIRVVPVDLDPIRAFRASGAGGSTARLLADRSLDRAKER from the coding sequence GTGCGCAGCACCATCACCTCCCGCGGCCAGACCGTCGTGCCTGCCCCGATTCGGGAGCGCTTCGGGCTCGGGCCGTCCTCCCGCCTCGAGTGGATCATCGACAGCGACGGCTCCATCCGCGTGGTGCCCGTCGACCTCGATCCGATCCGCGCCTTCCGTGCCTCCGGTGCCGGTGGCAGCACCGCCCGCCTGCTGGCCGACCGCAGCCTCGACCGGGCGAAGGAGCGCTGA
- a CDS encoding PIN domain-containing protein: MASRWLLDTSALLALRDDESGADQVAGLLQAAQTGESHCFVCFMSRMEVLYRVWKDEGERRARLADAQLQALPIQWVPGSDALSEQAAAFKAGHPLSVAAAWIAAAARQEGAVLVHQDPEFNALAQLPQQWLG, encoded by the coding sequence ATGGCCTCCCGCTGGTTGCTCGACACCTCCGCCCTGCTCGCTCTGCGGGACGATGAGTCCGGTGCCGACCAGGTGGCCGGCTTGCTTCAGGCAGCCCAGACCGGCGAGAGCCATTGCTTCGTCTGCTTCATGAGCCGCATGGAGGTGCTCTACCGCGTCTGGAAGGACGAAGGCGAACGCCGGGCACGCCTCGCCGATGCCCAGTTGCAGGCGCTGCCGATTCAGTGGGTGCCGGGCAGCGACGCTCTGTCGGAGCAGGCGGCTGCGTTCAAGGCCGGCCATCCTCTGTCCGTCGCCGCTGCCTGGATCGCCGCTGCCGCCCGGCAGGAAGGGGCCGTGCTGGTGCATCAGGACCCGGAATTCAATGCCCTCGCCCAGCTCCCCCAGCAATGGCTGGGCTGA
- a CDS encoding ribose-phosphate pyrophosphokinase, whose amino-acid sequence MSTFSTAERVEQSGHPPLTSHDPRRLRLFCGNANPDLAREIGAYLGVPDGPRVIKRFADGEVYIQIQESIRGCDVFLIQPTCAPVNDHLMELMIMVDACRRASARQITAVIPYYGYARADRKTAGRESITAKLVANLLVKSGVERVLAMDLHSSQIQGYFDIPCDHIYGSPVLVDYLATRDLGEVVVVSPDVGGVARARAFAKQMKDAPLAIIDKRRSGHNVAESLTVIGDVTGKTAILIDDMIDTGGTICQGARLLRQRGAARVLACATHAVFSPPAIERLSEPGLFEEVVVTNSIPLGPDLHFPQLRVLSVANMLGEAIWRIHQESSVSSMFR is encoded by the coding sequence TTGTCCACTTTCTCAACCGCTGAACGGGTGGAGCAGAGCGGGCATCCGCCCCTCACCAGCCACGACCCCCGGCGGCTGCGGCTGTTCTGCGGCAACGCCAACCCCGATCTGGCCCGTGAGATCGGCGCCTATCTCGGCGTTCCCGACGGCCCGCGGGTGATCAAGCGCTTCGCCGACGGCGAGGTCTACATCCAGATCCAGGAGTCGATCCGCGGCTGCGACGTCTTCCTGATCCAGCCCACCTGCGCTCCGGTGAACGATCACCTGATGGAGCTGATGATCATGGTGGATGCCTGCCGGCGGGCCTCGGCGCGCCAGATCACCGCGGTCATCCCCTACTACGGCTACGCCCGCGCCGACCGCAAGACCGCCGGCCGCGAATCGATCACCGCCAAGCTGGTGGCCAACCTGCTGGTCAAGTCCGGCGTCGAGCGGGTGCTGGCCATGGACCTGCACTCCTCCCAGATCCAGGGCTACTTCGACATCCCCTGCGATCACATCTACGGCTCCCCCGTGCTGGTCGACTACCTCGCCACCCGCGATCTCGGCGAAGTGGTGGTGGTCTCCCCCGACGTGGGCGGCGTGGCCCGGGCCCGCGCCTTCGCCAAGCAGATGAAGGATGCGCCCCTGGCCATCATCGACAAGCGCCGCTCCGGCCACAACGTGGCCGAGAGCCTCACCGTGATCGGCGATGTGACCGGCAAGACGGCGATCCTGATCGACGACATGATCGACACCGGCGGCACCATCTGCCAGGGAGCTCGGCTGCTGCGCCAGCGGGGCGCCGCCCGGGTGCTGGCCTGCGCCACCCATGCCGTCTTCTCCCCCCCGGCCATCGAGCGCCTCTCCGAGCCGGGCCTGTTCGAGGAAGTGGTGGTCACCAACAGCATCCCCCTGGGCCCGGATCTCCACTTCCCCCAGCTGCGGGTGCTGTCGGTGGCCAACATGCTCGGTGAGGCGATCTGGCGCATCCACCAGGAGAGCTCGGTCAGCTCGATGTTCCGCTGA
- a CDS encoding glycoside hydrolase family 10 protein: MEAPAAPAHRVPLKRFARLKRHLPVPLTVLVTALLALTVGAPSLAVAQGRLPKGFERRVGVWLTNSPSPLYYDAKRIETAVAQLDAAGFNTLYPNVWSRGATFHRSRWAPLEPALARSNPGLDPICRLTKAAHRRGMQVIPWFEYGLMEPADAEVVQRNPEWVLRRSDGSALYAMHGANLKTSPLKDLRVWLNPAHPGVRARFIGLIKEIVQRCGVDGIQLDDHFAWPVELGYDPYTRALYLADTGREPPANFNDRYWMKWRRQRLTALLRELRGTMQEAGGSRRTVISLSPGPFRFAYNHWLQDWELWALGELVDDLIVQNYAYSVKGFARDLDQPALVKARRWGMPVEIGILSGFGGRTPDMAILEQKVRLSAARGHGVIFFYWEGLWGQHAGPEGAAFRQAAFRRLNREVFGGR; encoded by the coding sequence ATGGAGGCTCCCGCTGCACCGGCCCATCGGGTGCCCCTGAAGCGCTTCGCCCGCCTCAAGCGCCACCTGCCGGTGCCGCTCACCGTGCTCGTGACGGCCCTGCTGGCCCTCACCGTGGGGGCGCCCAGCCTTGCCGTCGCCCAGGGCCGCCTGCCGAAGGGGTTTGAGCGCCGCGTGGGGGTCTGGCTCACCAACAGCCCCAGCCCCCTCTATTACGACGCCAAACGCATTGAGACCGCCGTGGCGCAGCTCGACGCCGCCGGCTTCAACACCCTCTACCCCAACGTCTGGAGCCGCGGCGCCACCTTCCACCGCAGCCGCTGGGCGCCGCTGGAGCCGGCCCTGGCCCGCTCCAACCCCGGCCTCGACCCCATCTGCCGCTTGACCAAGGCCGCCCATCGCCGCGGCATGCAGGTGATCCCCTGGTTCGAGTACGGCCTGATGGAGCCGGCCGATGCGGAGGTGGTCCAGCGGAACCCGGAGTGGGTGCTGCGCCGCTCCGACGGCAGTGCCCTCTACGCCATGCACGGCGCCAACCTCAAGACCTCCCCGCTCAAGGACCTGCGGGTGTGGTTGAACCCGGCCCACCCGGGGGTGCGGGCCCGCTTCATCGGCCTGATCAAGGAGATCGTCCAACGCTGCGGCGTCGACGGCATCCAGCTCGACGACCACTTCGCCTGGCCGGTGGAGCTGGGCTACGACCCCTACACCCGGGCCCTCTACCTGGCGGACACCGGCCGGGAGCCTCCCGCCAACTTCAACGACCGCTACTGGATGAAGTGGCGGCGCCAGCGGCTCACCGCCCTGCTGCGGGAACTGCGGGGCACGATGCAGGAGGCGGGCGGTTCGCGGCGCACGGTGATCAGCCTGTCGCCGGGGCCCTTCCGCTTCGCCTACAACCACTGGCTGCAGGACTGGGAGCTCTGGGCCCTGGGCGAGCTGGTCGACGACCTGATCGTCCAGAACTACGCCTATTCGGTGAAGGGCTTCGCCCGCGACCTCGACCAGCCGGCGCTGGTGAAGGCCCGCCGCTGGGGCATGCCCGTGGAGATCGGCATCCTCTCCGGTTTCGGCGGCCGCACCCCCGACATGGCCATCCTCGAGCAGAAGGTGCGCCTCTCCGCCGCCCGCGGCCACGGCGTGATCTTCTTCTACTGGGAGGGGCTCTGGGGCCAGCACGCCGGTCCGGAGGGGGCCGCCTTCCGCCAGGCGGCCTTCCGCCGCCTCAACCGCGAGGTGTTCGGCGGTCGTTAG
- a CDS encoding EAL domain-containing protein: MDLSSRSQAGDGYGITDRLLNILIVEDVPEDVELIVLTLEANHISFRYDNAVSSAEAEHYLSNARYDVVLSDYSLAHFNGAQAFDMLKESGQEIPFILVTGSLGEEAAVEFIKAGMTDYVLKDRLFRLPMVVARALEEFELRRQQQQAISQIQRQAKREAMVNKIVQAMRETLILQNVLQTTVDQLHDILEVSRCCIFQPDCEEGSKAIIAYLNRSTEQHSDILGLSSDLYNYYQESLLQSHSVLMHEMDQLPEALHQQAMADGVRSTMLMPLIYQNTYLGGICLQQCDQSRVWTEDEVAIVKTISDQCAIAIHQARLYEQAQREIAERERIEARLRHDAFHDALTGLPNRILFIDRLEHALQLAKRRYDKSSWANSHRFAVLFLDLDRFKVVNDSLGHGTGDQLLQKVADHLKVSVRRGDTIARLGGDEFVILLEDLKSPSEAIDVTLRIHQQLKQPIVLGGQEIFITTSIGITLDSERYTSSDQMLRDADIAMYHAKRAGRAGYEIFDSSMHVVAVQQLHLESDLQRAIDRDEFRVHYQPIINLDSRQILGFEALVRWQHPDRGMIDPGEFIPVAEEAGLIADIDLWVMRQAVQQMQLWQQEFPELSHLKVSVNLSGRHFSNGELISRIDQVLEDTGICGSKLKIEITEGVLINNAEFAALILEQLRDRGIQVCLDDFGTRYSSLNYLHRFPISCLKIDRTFITSLETDTYKREIVKAIVSLALNLKITVVAEGVESTSQLSFLQSIHCQLGQGYIFSPPLNRRSATELLRSNSLI; the protein is encoded by the coding sequence ATGGATCTCTCCTCACGGAGCCAAGCAGGGGATGGTTACGGGATTACAGATCGTCTTTTGAATATCCTGATTGTTGAGGATGTTCCCGAAGATGTTGAACTCATTGTCTTGACCCTGGAAGCCAATCATATATCCTTTCGATATGACAATGCGGTGTCTTCAGCCGAGGCAGAGCACTATTTGTCAAATGCCCGCTATGACGTTGTTCTTTCCGACTACAGCTTGGCCCACTTCAATGGGGCACAGGCATTTGATATGTTGAAGGAATCTGGTCAAGAGATTCCTTTTATTCTTGTCACTGGAAGCCTTGGAGAGGAAGCCGCCGTCGAATTCATCAAGGCGGGCATGACTGACTACGTACTCAAGGATCGTCTATTTCGGCTTCCCATGGTCGTGGCACGAGCATTGGAGGAATTTGAGCTGCGAAGGCAACAACAACAGGCCATCAGCCAGATTCAACGCCAAGCCAAGCGAGAAGCGATGGTGAATAAGATCGTTCAAGCGATGCGTGAAACACTGATTCTTCAGAATGTGCTGCAGACAACTGTGGATCAACTCCATGACATTCTTGAAGTCAGTCGATGTTGTATTTTTCAACCTGACTGCGAAGAAGGCAGCAAGGCAATTATTGCTTATCTGAACAGGAGTACAGAGCAACATTCTGACATCCTTGGCCTCAGTTCTGATCTTTACAATTACTATCAGGAATCCTTACTTCAGAGCCATTCCGTCTTGATGCACGAGATGGACCAGCTGCCAGAAGCCCTGCATCAACAGGCGATGGCTGATGGCGTGCGCTCCACGATGTTGATGCCACTGATCTATCAAAACACCTATCTGGGAGGGATTTGCTTGCAGCAGTGCGATCAATCGCGTGTGTGGACGGAGGATGAAGTGGCCATCGTCAAAACCATTTCTGATCAGTGTGCGATCGCTATCCATCAAGCCAGATTGTATGAGCAGGCACAACGGGAAATTGCCGAACGAGAGCGCATTGAAGCGAGACTGCGCCATGACGCCTTCCACGACGCCTTGACAGGTTTACCGAACAGGATCCTGTTCATTGACCGCCTTGAGCATGCCTTGCAATTGGCAAAACGACGTTACGATAAGTCTTCTTGGGCGAACAGTCATCGCTTTGCCGTTCTGTTTCTTGATCTCGATCGCTTCAAGGTCGTCAACGACAGCCTAGGGCATGGCACCGGTGACCAACTGCTTCAGAAAGTCGCTGATCATCTAAAGGTCTCCGTCAGGAGGGGCGACACGATTGCCCGATTAGGCGGCGATGAATTTGTCATTCTGCTGGAGGATCTCAAGAGTCCCAGTGAAGCCATTGATGTCACTCTGAGAATTCATCAGCAACTGAAGCAGCCCATCGTGCTGGGCGGTCAAGAGATCTTTATCACCACCAGCATCGGTATCACTCTCGACTCCGAACGCTATACCTCTTCTGATCAGATGTTGCGGGATGCGGATATTGCCATGTATCACGCCAAAAGGGCAGGTCGGGCTGGCTATGAGATTTTTGATTCGTCCATGCATGTGGTCGCTGTTCAGCAACTACACCTTGAGAGTGACCTACAACGGGCGATCGATCGGGATGAATTCCGTGTGCATTATCAACCCATCATCAATCTTGACAGCCGCCAGATCTTAGGCTTTGAAGCGCTCGTACGCTGGCAGCATCCTGACAGGGGAATGATTGATCCCGGTGAGTTTATCCCTGTTGCCGAAGAAGCGGGCCTGATCGCTGACATTGATCTCTGGGTGATGCGTCAAGCTGTGCAGCAGATGCAGCTTTGGCAACAGGAGTTTCCGGAGCTTTCCCATCTGAAAGTCAGTGTCAACCTCTCAGGAAGACACTTCTCCAATGGGGAACTGATCTCTCGCATTGATCAAGTGCTGGAAGACACTGGCATCTGTGGCTCCAAACTGAAGATTGAAATCACAGAAGGGGTTCTGATCAACAATGCTGAGTTCGCAGCTCTGATTCTGGAGCAGCTTCGGGACAGGGGGATCCAAGTGTGTTTGGATGACTTTGGCACGCGCTATTCGTCGCTGAACTACCTCCATCGATTCCCCATCAGCTGCCTAAAGATTGATCGGACATTCATCACATCCTTGGAGACAGATACTTACAAACGTGAAATTGTCAAAGCCATCGTGAGTCTTGCTCTGAATCTGAAAATCACGGTTGTCGCCGAAGGCGTGGAGTCGACCAGTCAGCTCTCCTTTTTGCAATCCATTCATTGTCAGCTGGGGCAAGGCTATATCTTTTCTCCTCCTCTGAATCGACGGTCTGCAACCGAGCTTCTCCGTAGCAACTCCCTCATTTGA
- a CDS encoding response regulator encodes MDGHDKIGFMKSLVLNMQFERIDPAKILLVEDDPNDVELIKLALENHKVVNQIDVVTDGEQALNYLHELSSSGLPARDLPRLTLLDLKLPKIDGITVLERIRNEPRTRDLIVVVMTSSSENQDLKACYQLGVNSYVVKPLGFNQFMDVSRQVGCYWMMLNQVAQTM; translated from the coding sequence GTGGATGGCCATGACAAGATAGGCTTCATGAAAAGTCTGGTTCTGAACATGCAATTTGAAAGGATCGATCCCGCCAAAATACTGCTAGTGGAAGACGACCCCAACGATGTCGAGTTGATCAAACTGGCCTTGGAAAACCATAAGGTCGTGAACCAGATTGATGTCGTTACCGATGGAGAACAAGCTCTGAATTACCTGCATGAACTCTCCTCTTCAGGGCTTCCGGCAAGAGATCTTCCACGACTCACGCTACTTGATCTTAAGCTTCCCAAGATTGATGGTATTACAGTCCTGGAAAGAATCCGCAACGAACCAAGAACTCGTGACTTGATCGTTGTTGTGATGACCTCTTCATCTGAAAATCAGGACCTCAAAGCTTGCTATCAGCTTGGTGTCAACAGCTATGTCGTTAAACCACTTGGTTTCAACCAGTTTATGGACGTCTCTCGGCAGGTTGGTTGTTACTGGATGATGCTAAACCAAGTAGCTCAAACCATGTGA